In the genome of Natronorubrum sediminis, one region contains:
- a CDS encoding complex I subunit 4 family protein has translation MMIEALIAVALVGALLTFIAPNRVAGKLAFAISLIPVALSLWMFATFDGSGNALIDGTLAFESHLEWIQLGEYSISWFVGVDGISLPLVVLTTILCSLAIMSSWTPIDERESQFYGLVLFIEANLIGVFTALDFFLWFIFWEAVLIPMYLLIGVWGGPRRKYAAIKFFVYTNVASLVMFGAFIALVLGLGDVTSFALPEIATAMLEGGPDGLFGLEGSTLAAVVFIAMFLGFAVKVPVVPFHTWLPDAHVQAPTPASVLLAGVLLKMGTYALLRFNFTMFPEQVETYAVPIAAIAVISVIYGAMLALAQTDLKRIVAYSSVSSMGYVILGLIAFTHFGVGGATFQMVSHGLISGLMFMAVGVIYNATHTRLVTDMSGVADRMPIAVGILIAGAFGYMGLPLMSGFFGEFTIFFGAFGSEALAYSQVFTALAMFGIVIVAGYLLFALQRAVFGPYELETDYDVTRAPLHDVAPMFVLLGLIILLGVAPDLIFEMITDAVDPILENGGDS, from the coding sequence ATGATGATCGAAGCACTAATCGCAGTCGCACTGGTCGGCGCACTCCTCACGTTCATCGCGCCGAATCGCGTGGCGGGCAAACTGGCGTTCGCTATCAGCCTGATTCCTGTCGCCCTCAGCCTCTGGATGTTCGCGACCTTCGACGGCAGCGGCAACGCGTTGATCGACGGCACGCTCGCCTTCGAATCCCACCTCGAGTGGATCCAACTCGGCGAGTACTCCATCTCGTGGTTCGTCGGCGTCGACGGCATTAGCCTGCCACTCGTCGTGTTGACCACGATACTCTGTTCGCTCGCGATCATGAGTTCCTGGACGCCGATCGACGAGCGCGAGTCCCAATTCTACGGCCTCGTGCTCTTCATCGAGGCGAACCTGATCGGCGTCTTCACCGCGCTCGATTTCTTCCTCTGGTTCATCTTCTGGGAGGCCGTCCTCATTCCGATGTACCTACTGATCGGGGTCTGGGGCGGCCCGCGCCGGAAGTACGCGGCAATCAAGTTCTTCGTCTACACGAACGTCGCCTCGCTCGTGATGTTCGGTGCGTTCATCGCGCTCGTCCTCGGTCTCGGCGACGTCACGAGCTTTGCCCTGCCGGAGATCGCGACGGCGATGCTCGAGGGCGGCCCCGACGGCCTCTTTGGCCTCGAGGGATCGACGCTCGCCGCGGTCGTGTTCATCGCGATGTTCCTCGGCTTTGCGGTGAAGGTGCCGGTCGTGCCGTTCCACACGTGGCTACCGGACGCTCACGTGCAGGCACCGACGCCCGCGTCGGTGTTGCTGGCGGGCGTTCTCCTGAAGATGGGTACCTACGCCCTGCTCCGGTTCAACTTCACGATGTTCCCCGAGCAGGTCGAGACCTACGCGGTGCCGATCGCCGCAATTGCGGTCATCAGCGTCATCTACGGCGCGATGCTCGCGCTCGCACAGACCGACCTGAAACGGATCGTGGCGTACTCCTCGGTGTCGTCGATGGGCTACGTGATCCTCGGCTTGATCGCGTTCACCCACTTCGGCGTCGGTGGCGCGACGTTCCAGATGGTCTCACACGGCCTCATCTCGGGGCTGATGTTCATGGCCGTCGGCGTGATCTACAACGCGACCCACACCCGCCTCGTCACCGACATGTCCGGCGTCGCCGACCGAATGCCAATCGCCGTCGGCATCCTCATCGCCGGCGCGTTCGGCTACATGGGACTGCCGCTGATGAGCGGGTTCTTCGGCGAGTTCACGATCTTCTTCGGGGCCTTCGGCTCCGAGGCGCTCGCGTACTCGCAGGTGTTCACCGCGCTTGCGATGTTCGGAATCGTCATCGTCGCCGGCTACCTGCTCTTCGCGCTCCAGCGGGCCGTTTTCGGCCCCTACGAACTCGAGACCGACTACGACGTGACTCGCGCCCCGCTACACGACGTCGCACCGATGTTCGTGTTGCTCGGATTGATCATCCTGCTGGGCGTCGCACCGGACCTGATCTTCGAGATGATAACCGATGCCGTCGATCCGATTCTCGAGAACGGAGGTGACAGCTAA